In one Silene latifolia isolate original U9 population chromosome 10, ASM4854445v1, whole genome shotgun sequence genomic region, the following are encoded:
- the LOC141606375 gene encoding two-component response regulator-like APRR5: MVITSLGAMEVEVVDKEEKKESKEGSSSIVRWENFVPRSGIRILLVEADDSTRQIIGALLRKCSYKVATAPDGLKAWEVLKARPHHIDLILTEMELPSISGYALLTLIMEHEICKNIPVIMMSKYDSFSMVYKCMTKGAADFLVKPIRINELKNLWQHVWRRQSASREHGPRDSSVALDTLEEATAENNATSDRSSGSKACAAMQEGCCKKGSDAESSCGKLNLEAETAYMNETEVYSQPKQELSPVTEVSIQERVICGNSAPNLSTPESGAADTATYKGNRALDRQERLERQSHAENVNMCTQASGNKMAITYSPREAIDLIGAFDNNSKRHICPNDGANRHDSSPHLDLSLTRSALVEPEIKNGSENQMLNRSNTSAFTRYINKAVQHGSDTKADCDSTPINIKVQSGDRDRLSDNNPPPPESNSSAKDSDSMLQYGPKLHSFPLNRTVETEQGSGNISKNLFPVPLSMGGVRVDGSSPSPCSANPRMNSYNQFAPRISSSEPGCGQEHNRVPLEDQARFLATDQCASSYLSNGREGGNDGSLVSHDLSLQRSFQREAALNKFRLKRKERCFEKKVRYESRKKLAEQRPRVKGQFVRHVPPDPPPPKSDHSGGN; the protein is encoded by the exons ATGGTAATTACAAGTTTAGGAGCAATGGAAGTTGAAGTAGTTGATAAAGAGGAGAAGAAAGAAAGTAAAGAAGGGTCAAGTTCAATAGTGAGATGGGAGAATTTTGTACCAAGAAGTGGTAttagaattttattggttgaagctGATGATTCAACAAGACAGATTATTGGTGCTCTTCTTAGAAAATGCAGCTATAAAG TTGCAACTGCTCCTGATGGTCTGAAGGCGTGGGAAGTGTTGAAGGCAAGACCGCACCACATAGACCTCATACTTACCGAAATGGAGTTGCCATCAATTTCTGGATATGCTCTTCTGACATTAATTATGGAACACGAGATTTGCAAAAACATCCCGGTTATAA TGATGTCCAAATATGACTCTTTTAGCATGGTATATAAATGCATGACGAAGGGAGCAGCCGATTTTCTTGTTAAGCCTATTAGGATAAACGAGCTGAAAAATCTATGGCAGCATGTTTGGAGAAGGCAATCC GCCAGTAGAGAACATGGTCCTCGGGATTCAAGTGTCGCTCTGGACACATTAGAAGAAGCCACTGCTGAAAACAATGCTACTAGCGATCGTTCAAGCGGGTCCAAAGCATGTGCTGCAATGCAAGAAGGCTGCTGCAAGAAAGGAAGTGATGCAGAG AGCTCATGTGGAAAGCTAAATTTGGAAGCCGAAACTGCATACATGAATGAGACCGAAGTTTACTCGCAGCCAAAACAAGAGCTATCTCCTGTGACTGAGGTTAGTATACAGGAGCGCGTCATATGTGGAAATTCAGCTCCAAATTTATCGACTCCTGAGAGTGGGGCTGCAG ATACTGCAACATACAAAGGTAATAGAGCACTAGATCGACAAGAAAGGTTGGAACGACAAAGTCATGCAGAGAATGTGAACATGTGCACTCAAGCTAGTGGCAATAAGATGGCTATAACTTACTCGCCAAGAGAAGCCATCGATTTGATTGGAGCTTTTGATAACAATTCCAAACGCCATATATGCCCAAATGATGGAGCAAATAGACACGATTCCTCTCCACATTTGGATCTCTCCTTGACAAGAAGCGCTCTTGTTGAGCCAGAAATTAAGAATGGCAGCGAGAACCAAATGCTAAATCGTTCCAATACCTCAGCCTTTACACG GTATATCAACAAGGCAGTACAACATGGATCAGATACAAAGGCAGATTGTGATTCAACTCCTATAAATATCAAAGTTCAATCAGGTGATCGTGATCGTTTGTCTGACAACAATCCTCCTCCTCCGGAGAGCAATTCTAGCGCCAAAGATTCGGATTCCATGCTTCAATATGGTCCGAAACTCCATTCATTCCCTTTAAATCGAACAGTAGAAACTGAACAAGGGTCCGGAAATATCTCAAAAAATTTGTTTCCTGTCCCGCTTTCCATGGGAGGGGTTCGAGTAGACGGGTCTTCACCAAGTCCATGTTCTGCCAACCCGCGAATGAATTCTTATAACCAATTTGCTCCGAGAATTTCCTCGAGTGAGCCTGGCTGCGGGCAGGAACATAATCGGGTTCCTTTAGAAGATCAAGCCCGCTTCTTAGCCACTGATCAATGTGCCAGTAGTTATTTATCCAACGGTCGTGAGGGTGGAAATGATGGGAGTCTTGTTTCTCATGACTTGAGTCTTCAACGTTCTTTCCAGAGAGAAGCGGCTCTCAATAAGTTTCGGTTGAAGAGAAAGGAAAGATGCTTTGAGAAGAAG GTACGATATGAAAGCCGGAAGAAGCTAGCTGAGCAGCGTCCTAGAGTAAAAGGGCAGTTTGTACGACATGTTCCTCCTGATCCTCCACCACCGAAGTCTGATCATTCTGGCGGCAATTAA